In Babylonia areolata isolate BAREFJ2019XMU chromosome 19, ASM4173473v1, whole genome shotgun sequence, a single window of DNA contains:
- the LOC143293725 gene encoding uracil-DNA glycosylase-like isoform X3 yields MAFLGAGDYKCVEGFSGGNLSRLLTESSWRDALQGEMQKEYFLKLETTLDNDYKRGVQIFPPQDLIFNAFNLTPLSKVKVVILGQDPYHDDGQAHGLCFSVPKGVKAPPSLNNMFKELEQDISDFTTPSHGCLEDWAKEGVFLLNATLTVEAHKANSHKSYGWQMFTDEVIRIISAKCDKVVFLLWGNFAHKKEKLIDTNKHVVLKDAHPSPLSFGKFQNCKCFSKANDALVKAGLKPVNWKL; encoded by the exons GGAATCTGTCCCGTCTGCTGACGGAAAGTAGCTGGCGTGACGCCCTGCAGGGGGAGATGCAGAAGGAATATTTTTTAAAGCTGGAGACTACCCTGGACAATGACTACAAGAGAGGCGTCCAGATCTTCCCACCTCAAGACCTCATCTTCAATGCCTTCAATCTCACACCTCTCAGCAAG GTGAAAGTTGTCATTCTTGGGCAGGATCCATACCATGACGATGGCCAG GCCCATGGTCTGTGTTTCTCGGTGCCCAAGGGAGTCAAGGCCCCTCCCTCCCTGAACAACATGTTCAAAGAGCTAGAGCAGGACATCAGTGACTTTACCACTCCCAGCCATGGCTGTCTTGAAGACTGGGCCAAGGAAGGGGTGTTCTTGCTCAACGCCACTCTCACTGTAGA AGCTCACAAGGCAAACTCCCACAAGTCCTATGGGTGGCAGATGTTCACTGACGAGGTCATCCGCATCATCAGCGCAAAGTGTGACAAGGTAGTGTTCCTTCTGTGGGGGAACTTTGCCCACAAGAAGGAGAAGCTGATCGACACCAACAAGCATGTGGTGCTGAAAGACGCTCACCCATCCCCACTCAGCTTTGGCAAATTCCAGAACTGCAAGTGCTTCTCCAAAGCCAATGATGCCCTGGTGAAGGCTGGGCTAAAGCCGGTCAATTGGAAACTCTGA